One genomic region from Campylobacter sp. RM5004 encodes:
- the rihC gene encoding ribonucleoside hydrolase RihC — MKRPIIIDTDPGIDDALAIAIALFSNELDVRLISTVAGNVSIDKVTNNALKLLALFKKDIPVAMGAKEPLIEPLIDASNVHGSSGMDGFDFPEPKQELLCKNHAVLELRDTILNSKEKITLVPIAPLTNIALLFSMYPEVKDNIAEIVLMGGSLARGNKGVLSEFNFATDPEAAKMVFNSGLPIVMATLDVGLKALVYPEDMAKIDEFGEVGKMANALFKKYRGGSFNTGLKMYDSCAIAYLLKPELFSVSECFVDIELNGYARGASVVDLKGYLKREANAKVCTDIDANAFREWFLNSLSKCI, encoded by the coding sequence ATGAAAAGACCAATTATAATAGATACAGATCCAGGTATTGATGATGCTTTAGCTATTGCAATTGCACTATTTTCTAATGAATTAGATGTAAGGCTAATTAGCACGGTTGCAGGAAATGTAAGCATTGATAAGGTTACAAACAATGCTTTAAAATTACTAGCTTTATTTAAAAAAGATATACCTGTTGCAATGGGTGCAAAAGAGCCTTTAATAGAGCCTTTAATAGACGCATCAAATGTGCATGGCTCAAGTGGAATGGACGGCTTTGATTTTCCTGAGCCAAAGCAAGAATTATTATGCAAAAATCACGCAGTATTAGAGCTAAGAGATACTATTTTAAATAGTAAAGAAAAAATAACTCTAGTTCCTATTGCTCCACTTACAAATATAGCATTATTATTTTCTATGTATCCTGAAGTAAAAGATAATATCGCTGAAATCGTTTTAATGGGTGGCTCACTAGCTCGTGGAAATAAAGGAGTTTTAAGCGAGTTTAATTTCGCAACCGATCCAGAAGCTGCTAAGATGGTGTTTAATTCAGGGCTACCTATCGTAATGGCTACACTTGATGTAGGACTTAAAGCTCTTGTGTATCCTGAAGATATGGCAAAGATTGATGAGTTTGGCGAAGTTGGAAAAATGGCTAATGCGCTATTTAAAAAATATCGTGGTGGTAGCTTTAATACAGGGCTTAAAATGTATGATAGTTGTGCTATCGCTTATCTTTTAAAGCCTGAGCTTTTTAGCGTTAGCGAATGTTTTGTAGATATAGAATTAAATGGATACGCTAGAGGTGCTAGTGTTGTGGATTTAAAAGGATATTTAAAGCGTGAAGCAAATGCAAAAGTTTGCACCGATATTGATGCAAATGCCTTTAGAGAGTGGTTTTTAAACTCGCTTAGCAAGTGTATTTAA